A genomic segment from Terriglobales bacterium encodes:
- a CDS encoding TonB-dependent receptor: protein MNAFQKYSAATTALVLLCFCAVLFSAPAVAQERFGNITGTVMDASGAVLPDATIVITSMDTNRSLTLKSRGDGTFTQTDVEPGRYRVRVEKKGFVTVEMPDIVVLVGKTANIKADMKVGSEGETVEVSGAAPLIDTASTMIAHNVTAEELASLPKGRDFTGVAVFSPSVNTGQIEGGFQINGASGAENSYYIDGVATNSMIDGSARQSATFDYIQEVQVKTTGLDAEYGGALGGVVSAITKSGGNSFHGDLHYYYFGNKLNAGPVERMQIEPNNRDTFKYIQDAKDKNDNYEFGGSLGGPIIQNRLFFYTAASPRWQQRSRNAEFIDGTGTMKASANQINWFSKLSFEPTSRLRMNFTWLYTPTHSTGTISGYNDYKANARTSSLEDMRTNSFLGYSQPEQSYTGQVDYTATNSTILSVKGGRYYLNYKDTGVIPQGEFWYNTSPTGVTDATSGGAGVPQSLWLASNYTSPAGGQVVHDLTTRTYIQADLTQMVRFAGQHNFKFGIGTAKNVNNVNNSNYGPNGRVVLYWNSMQDGVYTDNICAICGVDYTGKYGYYAVHDGATRGSAGSNITNVYVQDSWKLLNRLTLNVGVRFEKEIIPSFRPDIKKYALEFGWGDKIAPRIGGSFDLFGNGKVKLSAGWGRFYDWTKYDLARGTFGGDLWHVFYRTLGTEVETDGVLDPAKVWALNLNNMPGQNLWPGTFRDRRVPGFDRIDPATKPMSSDTVHTGIEWQLKESMVFTGRYVRNKLNRTIEDMGQIENGDEVYNYGNPGEGRNNVALSGGLACPIEIDGNCFVTMPKAVRTYDAMELSLARRFGAGMLFNVSYVYSRLYGNYSGLQSTDEIRPATLGYAFGGNQAFFSQIFRSGGNANRYFDLDEALFDAHGNDGLYGRLPTDRPHVLKFYGSKTFKFGTEVGGFFRATSGTPMTTQVNTMNGIPMYVEGRGDMGRTPVFTQTDLMVAHTFKVGEKKSLRFEMNMINLFNQKTNVYTMDRYNQEELVDSVGLDLRHVDLTKGFDWKGMVSEAGGLDPRYGQPSTFNPGFQGRFLVKFTF, encoded by the coding sequence GTGAACGCATTCCAAAAATACTCAGCAGCTACTACTGCTCTCGTCTTACTTTGCTTTTGCGCGGTTCTGTTCTCCGCACCGGCAGTGGCACAGGAAAGATTCGGCAACATCACCGGAACGGTTATGGACGCATCCGGAGCAGTCTTGCCCGATGCCACGATCGTAATCACCAGCATGGATACGAACCGCTCCTTGACATTGAAGTCGCGTGGAGACGGAACATTCACGCAGACTGATGTCGAACCTGGGCGTTACAGAGTCCGGGTAGAGAAAAAAGGCTTCGTCACAGTCGAAATGCCAGACATCGTGGTGCTGGTAGGCAAGACCGCCAACATCAAGGCTGACATGAAGGTGGGCAGCGAAGGAGAGACGGTTGAAGTCTCCGGCGCGGCGCCACTCATTGACACGGCCAGCACGATGATCGCGCACAACGTCACCGCGGAAGAGCTCGCGAGCCTGCCTAAAGGTCGCGATTTTACCGGCGTTGCCGTGTTCTCTCCCTCGGTCAATACGGGCCAGATTGAAGGTGGATTCCAGATTAACGGCGCCAGCGGTGCGGAAAACTCCTATTACATCGATGGAGTTGCCACCAACAGCATGATTGACGGTTCGGCGCGTCAGAGTGCAACGTTCGACTACATCCAGGAAGTCCAGGTAAAGACCACCGGACTCGATGCAGAATACGGCGGCGCCCTGGGTGGCGTAGTCAGCGCGATTACCAAGTCGGGAGGCAACAGCTTCCATGGTGACCTGCACTACTACTATTTCGGCAACAAACTGAACGCTGGTCCGGTCGAGCGCATGCAGATCGAACCAAACAACCGAGACACCTTCAAATATATCCAGGACGCCAAGGACAAGAACGACAACTACGAGTTCGGTGGATCTCTCGGCGGACCAATTATTCAGAATCGGCTGTTCTTTTATACGGCTGCATCACCGCGTTGGCAGCAGCGTAGCCGCAACGCTGAGTTCATCGATGGCACCGGCACAATGAAGGCGAGCGCGAACCAGATCAATTGGTTCAGCAAGCTTTCGTTCGAGCCCACGAGCCGTTTGCGCATGAACTTCACGTGGCTCTACACGCCTACTCATTCCACCGGCACAATCAGCGGCTACAACGATTACAAGGCGAATGCCCGTACAAGTAGCCTTGAAGACATGAGGACGAATAGCTTCCTTGGCTATTCTCAGCCAGAGCAGAGCTACACCGGACAGGTGGACTACACTGCCACGAATAGCACCATTCTGAGCGTGAAGGGTGGCCGTTATTACCTCAACTACAAAGACACGGGCGTTATTCCGCAGGGCGAATTCTGGTATAACACTTCGCCGACCGGAGTGACGGATGCTACCTCGGGCGGCGCGGGAGTACCTCAAAGCCTATGGCTGGCCAGCAATTACACCAGTCCGGCTGGCGGTCAGGTGGTGCATGACCTTACTACCCGTACTTACATCCAGGCCGACCTGACGCAGATGGTTCGTTTTGCCGGACAGCATAACTTTAAGTTCGGCATCGGTACCGCGAAGAACGTCAATAACGTAAATAACTCTAACTATGGGCCGAATGGACGCGTGGTTCTTTACTGGAACAGCATGCAGGATGGCGTCTATACCGACAACATCTGCGCTATTTGCGGCGTCGATTACACGGGCAAGTATGGCTATTACGCCGTGCACGACGGTGCGACGCGCGGTTCTGCCGGTTCCAACATCACCAACGTCTACGTGCAGGATTCGTGGAAGCTGCTCAACCGCTTGACCCTGAACGTGGGTGTACGTTTCGAAAAGGAAATCATTCCTTCGTTCCGGCCTGACATCAAGAAATACGCACTCGAGTTCGGCTGGGGCGACAAGATCGCACCTCGCATCGGCGGCAGCTTTGATTTGTTCGGCAACGGCAAAGTCAAGTTGTCGGCGGGCTGGGGCCGGTTCTACGACTGGACCAAGTACGACCTGGCGCGCGGTACCTTCGGCGGCGATTTGTGGCACGTGTTCTATCGCACCCTGGGCACCGAAGTTGAAACCGACGGCGTGCTCGATCCCGCGAAGGTTTGGGCTCTCAACCTCAACAATATGCCGGGACAGAACCTGTGGCCCGGTACCTTCCGTGATCGTCGCGTGCCCGGATTCGACCGAATCGATCCCGCCACGAAGCCGATGAGTTCAGACACGGTTCACACCGGCATCGAGTGGCAACTGAAAGAGAGCATGGTTTTCACCGGCCGTTATGTCCGCAACAAGCTGAACCGCACCATTGAGGACATGGGCCAGATCGAAAACGGCGACGAAGTGTACAACTACGGCAACCCTGGAGAAGGCCGCAACAACGTGGCTCTGTCCGGCGGTTTGGCTTGCCCGATTGAAATCGACGGCAACTGCTTCGTTACCATGCCGAAGGCAGTCCGCACTTACGACGCGATGGAACTGTCGTTGGCGCGACGCTTCGGTGCAGGCATGCTCTTCAACGTCAGCTACGTGTACAGCCGTCTCTACGGAAACTACTCCGGACTGCAGAGCACGGACGAAATTCGTCCTGCGACTCTGGGCTACGCGTTCGGCGGAAACCAGGCCTTCTTCTCCCAGATCTTCCGTTCCGGTGGCAACGCCAACCGTTACTTCGATCTGGATGAGGCTCTGTTCGACGCGCACGGAAACGACGGCCTGTACGGTCGCCTGCCAACGGATCGCCCGCACGTTCTGAAGTTCTACGGTTCCAAGACATTCAAGTTTGGGACCGAGGTCGGCGGGTTCTTCCGCGCTACCAGTGGCACACCGATGACGACGCAGGTGAACACCATGAACGGCATTCCGATGTACGTGGAAGGCCGTGGCGACATGGGCCGCACGCCTGTCTTCACGCAGACCGACCTGATGGTTGCTCATACCTTCAAGGTTGGCGAGAAGAAATCGTTGCGGTTCGAAATGAACATGATCAACCTCTTCAACCAGAAGACGAATGTCTACACCATGGACCGTTACAACCAGGAAGAACTGGTGGATTCAGTTGGCTTGGATCTTCGCCATGTGGATCTCACCAAGGGCTTCGATTGGAAGGGAATGGTGTCGGAAGCCGGCGGACTTGATCCGCGCTATGGTCAGCCGTCAACCTTCAAT
- a CDS encoding MFS transporter codes for MSAPASATAAAHEPRSYRFLIEILLFFSYFVFGLSWIGYSPFLKDIQAQFALDYAKTGLVISSVSFAKIFLPFVAGIMAVRLGVARSLLIGNLCICASLFTPFAGNFTEFVASRIVFGIGGAIVVTLLGPAVLQWFPRSELAIVNGFNYVAVNSGITLSLFITIPLASSYGRNHVLTAYAVISAAIFVAWLLFGRDRYPAPKTKVSATAGYLEIIKMKEAWWLTLAAAGPLCVYLVFNTWLPTFYKESLGLAPTRAAQLTGLANMVGIPSAIIGGLLAQATGRRKPFILAAGLLTGCAAFGLFLTSNVAILSISAVIFGIGLFLWVAPLTTLAMEIPDITPQKLAVLNGVFFSVGYLLAFFAPLIAGALRDATGSFIPGFVAFSLFSFSLLFGGMMLKEHKKA; via the coding sequence ATGAGCGCCCCTGCGTCTGCCACTGCCGCCGCCCACGAACCCCGGTCATACCGCTTCCTCATCGAAATCCTCTTGTTTTTCAGCTACTTCGTGTTCGGGCTCTCCTGGATCGGCTACTCGCCCTTCCTTAAGGACATCCAGGCTCAGTTCGCCCTCGACTACGCCAAGACCGGACTCGTCATCTCCTCCGTCTCGTTCGCAAAAATCTTCCTCCCCTTCGTTGCCGGAATCATGGCCGTCCGCCTCGGAGTCGCTCGCTCCCTCCTGATCGGCAATCTCTGCATCTGCGCCAGCCTCTTTACGCCCTTCGCCGGAAACTTCACCGAGTTCGTCGCCAGCCGTATCGTCTTCGGAATCGGCGGAGCGATCGTCGTCACCCTGCTCGGACCCGCCGTCCTCCAGTGGTTCCCGCGTAGCGAACTCGCCATCGTCAACGGATTCAACTACGTCGCCGTCAACTCCGGCATCACCCTGTCCCTCTTCATCACCATCCCGCTGGCCTCGTCCTACGGACGCAATCACGTGCTCACCGCATACGCCGTCATCAGTGCTGCCATCTTTGTCGCCTGGCTCCTCTTCGGACGGGACCGCTACCCCGCCCCCAAAACCAAGGTCAGCGCCACCGCCGGATATCTCGAGATCATCAAGATGAAGGAAGCCTGGTGGCTCACGCTCGCCGCCGCCGGACCACTCTGCGTCTACCTCGTCTTCAACACCTGGCTCCCCACCTTCTATAAGGAGTCGCTCGGACTCGCCCCCACCCGCGCCGCGCAACTCACCGGACTCGCCAACATGGTCGGCATCCCCTCCGCCATCATCGGAGGCCTGCTCGCTCAGGCCACCGGACGCCGCAAGCCCTTCATTCTCGCCGCCGGCCTCCTCACCGGATGCGCCGCTTTCGGACTCTTCCTCACCAGCAACGTCGCCATCCTCTCCATCAGCGCCGTTATCTTCGGCATCGGACTCTTCCTCTGGGTTGCGCCACTCACCACGCTCGCCATGGAAATCCCCGACATCACCCCGCAGAAACTCGCCGTCCTCAACGGCGTCTTCTTCAGCGTCGGATACCTTTTGGCATTCTTCGCCCCACTCATCGCCGGAGCACTCCGCGACGCCACCGGTAGCTTCATCCCCGGCTTCGTCGCGTTCTCGCTGTTCTCGTTCTCACTGCTCTTCGGCGGAATGATGCTCAAGGAACACAAAAAGGCCTAA
- a CDS encoding Fur family transcriptional regulator has translation MEQKPDFRKLCKESGLALTHQRQVIFNTLAEMHHPSPEEVYDEVKKAIPSISHATVYKTLHTFVEHGILRELSPHHGTLRVDMGTEPHHHLICIRCKTVMDVEPESVGPVKVMGKLPKGFKVERVAVEIQGLCGKCAKAGIGE, from the coding sequence ATGGAACAAAAACCAGACTTCCGGAAGCTGTGCAAAGAGAGCGGGTTGGCACTGACGCACCAGCGCCAGGTCATCTTTAACACGCTGGCCGAAATGCATCATCCGAGTCCGGAAGAGGTTTACGACGAAGTCAAGAAGGCGATTCCTTCCATTTCCCACGCGACGGTTTACAAGACCCTGCACACGTTTGTGGAGCACGGGATCTTGCGCGAACTGAGTCCGCATCACGGGACGTTGCGCGTGGATATGGGAACGGAGCCACATCATCACCTGATCTGCATACGCTGCAAAACGGTGATGGATGTGGAGCCGGAGTCGGTCGGACCGGTGAAGGTGATGGGTAAGCTGCCCAAGGGTTTCAAGGTGGAGCGGGTCGCCGTGGAGATCCAGGGGCTATGCGGGAAATGCGCGAAAGCAGGGATCGGGGAGTAA
- a CDS encoding peroxiredoxin, whose protein sequence is MLGVGEKFPDFSVTATVSAEKDLNKAFKTITGEDYKGKWKLYFFWPKDFTFVCPTEIAGFGKANKEFQDRDCQILGGSTDSEFVHHAWRNNHPDLKDLPFPMLADIKRELTGQLGIIDEKAGVAQRATFVVDPENVIRFVYVTDLSVGRNPQEVLRVLDALQTDELCPCNWQKGEETIHV, encoded by the coding sequence ATGTTAGGTGTAGGCGAGAAGTTTCCTGATTTTTCCGTGACAGCAACCGTGAGCGCGGAAAAGGACCTCAACAAGGCGTTTAAGACGATCACCGGCGAAGACTATAAGGGCAAGTGGAAGCTGTATTTCTTCTGGCCGAAGGACTTTACGTTTGTGTGTCCGACGGAAATCGCGGGCTTCGGCAAGGCGAACAAGGAATTCCAGGATCGCGATTGCCAGATTCTGGGCGGATCGACGGACAGCGAGTTCGTGCATCACGCATGGCGGAACAACCATCCGGATTTGAAGGACCTGCCTTTCCCCATGCTGGCGGACATTAAGCGTGAACTGACGGGACAGCTTGGCATCATCGACGAGAAGGCCGGCGTGGCGCAGCGCGCGACGTTCGTGGTGGATCCGGAGAATGTGATCCGGTTCGTGTATGTCACTGACCTGAGCGTAGGCCGCAACCCGCAGGAAGTCCTGCGTGTGCTGGATGCGCTCCAGACGGATGAACTCTGCCCCTGCAACTGGCAGAAGGGCGAGGAAACGATCCACGTCTAA
- a CDS encoding carboxymuconolactone decarboxylase family protein, which produces MNLEALLDTVPAYGKDLKLNFSTVVGQQQELTPQQAWGTAVASAYASGNAELLRTIVEEASQKMSAQALDAAKGAATLMGMNNIYYRFLHLTSNEKYRTIPARLRMNFIRQHGVEHVDFELWCLAVSAINGCGACVDSHEKVVRDKGLEEEKIVAAVRIAAVVHALAKSFTAEAALKVEAPVLA; this is translated from the coding sequence ATGAATCTGGAAGCTTTGTTGGATACGGTTCCCGCGTACGGGAAAGATTTGAAGTTGAACTTTTCGACCGTGGTTGGACAGCAGCAGGAACTGACGCCGCAGCAGGCGTGGGGTACCGCCGTGGCGAGCGCGTATGCGTCGGGCAATGCGGAGTTGCTGCGAACGATCGTGGAAGAGGCCTCGCAGAAGATGTCAGCGCAGGCCTTGGATGCCGCGAAGGGCGCAGCGACCCTGATGGGGATGAACAACATCTACTACCGCTTCCTGCACCTGACGTCGAACGAGAAGTATCGGACGATTCCGGCTCGCCTGCGGATGAACTTCATCCGGCAGCATGGCGTGGAGCATGTGGACTTCGAGTTGTGGTGCCTGGCGGTATCGGCGATCAACGGCTGCGGCGCTTGCGTGGACTCGCACGAGAAGGTCGTTCGCGACAAAGGTTTGGAAGAAGAAAAGATCGTGGCAGCGGTACGAATCGCGGCAGTAGTCCATGCACTGGCGAAGTCGTTTACCGCGGAAGCCGCACTGAAGGTTGAAGCACCAGTGCTGGCGTAA
- a CDS encoding carboxypeptidase regulatory-like domain-containing protein — translation MQNRKSRFAAWLGVLACMMLLMTPAWAQSTISAGSIQGTVTDPSGAVLSNANVTISNEATGLKITRTTTDSGAFNSGPLAPGNYTVRVETKGFQAMVIPVTVQIGSTSAVNPKLQVGSETQTVEVSTSALAVNTEQATVQGVLNTEQIENLPVNGRNFLDLAQLEPGVQIQDGGNFDPTKNGFSSVSFGGRAGRAARITVDGIDISDENVGTTTQNLSAGAISEFQISQSTLDLSTELTSSGAVNVLTKSGTNNVHGDAFYLFRDKSVGFANFPAGYDTPFQRNHFGGSLGGPVVKDNLFFFVNAERVKQDQLNPVIPSPQFTGVPPGYQAPYRDSVMMGKLDWNAPHGVRLFYKFNYNYNSTTRSDLPTYQPFSNKNNTPSHGVGADFSTGNYIHSIRYGYLHFHNQIADAVNGNPSVYNPLAEWGIAGRIGGFGTPMRFGPNRLAPQETIQRNHQIKYDGSRLWKNHLFRYGVDYNKIGIGGLASFYGVAPEARTSNSSAAQALADSGPFAGGRSNPLNYALTAVVLGNGLGFGSENPAYGFPGGGFFPHRFAFYFGDSWKVRPNFTLTAGVRYQRESGRTSSDLDPVTCDQIDSSLFSSVPCTGSQQLLDQWGAGFGDRVHQPNNNWGPQLGFAWDPSSNGKFVIRGGGGIYYENTVINNTLFDRAERLTSGLFNNVPLVCGVNGNALPVPGLGTVTSFPYNGGTVNIADMCSLRMGEAAPQIAALQAWYQAQTLAAGAQGNALFVGNNLGAFAGVVDPHFKTPYSVQMNLGFQREIREGLVLSADFLRNVGLRFLMPVEANHDGDVRFFNKTAAQNAIDATLAHYGVATIDQAIAAGATIADFADNGLDRGATYLAGFPASAFGLDPNNGAAFAGINPGVGTGGFLTSTGRSTYTALQMKLIQRATNPLPGIAQTHFQVSYSLSRFNNSIGADQDFGAGNAALDNAVPSRYYGPSSLDRTHQFSFGGSFQINRGPQMSFIGHIYSPLSLTPLVPVDPTGASGEIFRTDFTGDGTVGDVLPGANVGTYGRDVNGSGINRLIDAYNSGVAGTLTPAGQVLVQNGLFTQSQLVALGGVAPTINRAPEDQLGLGWLKTVDLRLSWPISLTEKVKLHPSFAVFNLFNFANYNTSTAQIMTPQLDGEAPGISGTSKSNVDAINALRAGIGTGVNSFAAPRQMEFGLRLTF, via the coding sequence ATGCAGAATCGCAAATCGCGGTTCGCCGCCTGGTTGGGCGTGCTGGCGTGCATGATGCTGTTGATGACCCCGGCGTGGGCGCAGTCCACCATCTCGGCCGGCAGCATTCAGGGCACAGTTACAGACCCGAGCGGAGCGGTGTTATCAAACGCTAACGTTACCATCAGCAATGAAGCGACGGGGCTGAAGATTACGAGGACGACGACGGATTCGGGAGCGTTCAACTCCGGTCCGCTGGCGCCGGGCAATTACACGGTTCGCGTGGAGACCAAGGGTTTCCAGGCGATGGTGATCCCGGTGACGGTACAGATCGGCAGCACGAGCGCGGTAAATCCGAAGCTGCAGGTCGGCTCGGAGACGCAAACAGTGGAAGTGAGCACATCGGCGCTGGCGGTGAACACCGAACAGGCGACAGTGCAGGGCGTGCTGAATACCGAGCAGATCGAGAACCTGCCGGTAAACGGACGCAACTTCCTTGACCTGGCGCAGCTTGAGCCGGGTGTACAGATCCAGGATGGCGGCAATTTCGATCCGACGAAGAACGGATTTTCCTCGGTGTCGTTCGGCGGACGCGCAGGCAGAGCGGCGCGCATCACGGTGGACGGTATCGACATTTCCGACGAGAACGTCGGCACAACGACGCAGAACCTCTCGGCCGGCGCGATTTCAGAATTTCAGATCAGCCAGTCGACGCTAGATCTTTCGACGGAGCTGACCTCCTCTGGCGCGGTAAACGTTCTGACGAAAAGCGGAACCAACAACGTGCATGGAGACGCCTTCTACCTGTTCCGGGACAAGAGCGTCGGCTTTGCAAACTTCCCCGCAGGTTATGACACGCCGTTCCAGCGCAACCATTTTGGTGGCAGCCTGGGCGGTCCGGTGGTGAAGGACAACCTGTTCTTCTTCGTAAACGCCGAGCGCGTGAAGCAGGACCAGTTGAATCCGGTGATTCCGTCGCCACAGTTTACGGGTGTGCCTCCGGGATACCAGGCTCCCTATCGCGACAGCGTCATGATGGGCAAATTGGACTGGAATGCTCCGCATGGCGTGCGCCTTTTCTACAAGTTCAATTACAACTACAACTCAACGACGCGGTCGGACCTTCCGACATATCAGCCATTCTCAAACAAGAACAACACGCCTTCGCACGGTGTGGGAGCTGATTTCAGTACGGGCAACTACATCCACAGCATTCGCTATGGATACTTGCACTTCCACAACCAGATTGCCGATGCGGTGAACGGGAATCCAAGTGTTTACAACCCGTTGGCAGAGTGGGGCATTGCGGGCCGCATTGGTGGGTTCGGAACTCCGATGCGCTTTGGACCAAATCGTTTGGCTCCGCAGGAAACGATCCAGAGAAACCATCAGATCAAGTACGACGGCAGCCGCCTATGGAAGAACCATCTATTCCGTTACGGTGTGGATTACAACAAAATCGGCATCGGCGGATTAGCTTCGTTCTACGGTGTTGCTCCGGAAGCTCGAACGAGCAACTCAAGCGCGGCACAGGCGTTGGCCGATAGCGGACCCTTTGCAGGCGGCCGCAGCAATCCGCTGAACTATGCACTCACGGCGGTGGTACTTGGGAATGGCCTGGGCTTCGGGTCGGAGAATCCGGCGTACGGGTTCCCCGGCGGCGGATTCTTCCCGCATCGGTTCGCCTTCTACTTTGGCGATTCCTGGAAGGTGCGTCCGAACTTCACCCTGACGGCGGGCGTGCGATACCAGCGCGAGTCAGGACGCACATCGAGCGATCTCGATCCGGTGACGTGCGACCAGATCGACTCCTCTCTGTTCTCCAGCGTTCCGTGCACCGGCAGCCAGCAGTTGCTTGATCAGTGGGGCGCGGGTTTCGGCGACCGTGTACATCAACCGAACAACAACTGGGGCCCGCAGCTCGGGTTCGCATGGGATCCCAGCAGCAACGGCAAATTCGTGATTCGTGGTGGTGGCGGTATCTACTACGAGAACACGGTGATCAACAACACGCTGTTCGACCGGGCGGAACGACTGACATCCGGGTTGTTCAACAACGTGCCGCTGGTTTGCGGCGTGAATGGTAACGCGCTTCCGGTCCCAGGCCTGGGCACAGTCACGAGCTTCCCCTACAACGGTGGAACGGTGAACATCGCAGATATGTGCAGCCTTCGCATGGGCGAGGCGGCACCCCAAATTGCCGCGCTGCAAGCGTGGTATCAGGCGCAAACACTAGCGGCTGGTGCGCAGGGTAATGCTTTGTTCGTCGGCAACAACCTTGGCGCTTTCGCCGGTGTGGTGGATCCGCACTTCAAGACCCCTTACTCAGTGCAGATGAACCTTGGGTTCCAGCGGGAGATCCGCGAGGGCCTGGTTCTGAGTGCTGACTTCCTGCGCAACGTGGGACTCCGGTTCCTGATGCCGGTGGAAGCGAACCATGACGGCGATGTCCGGTTCTTCAACAAGACGGCTGCACAGAACGCGATCGACGCGACGTTGGCCCACTATGGAGTGGCGACCATCGACCAGGCGATCGCAGCAGGTGCAACGATTGCCGACTTCGCCGACAACGGTCTGGACCGCGGAGCGACGTACCTGGCCGGCTTCCCCGCTTCGGCGTTCGGTCTCGACCCGAACAACGGGGCGGCATTTGCCGGAATCAACCCGGGCGTTGGCACCGGCGGATTCCTGACCTCGACGGGACGTTCTACTTACACCGCGTTGCAGATGAAGTTGATCCAACGCGCGACGAATCCGCTGCCGGGCATCGCGCAGACGCACTTCCAGGTGTCGTACTCGCTTTCCCGGTTCAACAACTCGATCGGAGCGGACCAGGACTTCGGTGCCGGAAACGCTGCACTCGACAACGCAGTCCCCTCCCGCTACTACGGACCTTCGTCATTGGACCGCACCCACCAGTTCTCGTTTGGTGGTTCGTTCCAGATCAATCGCGGGCCGCAGATGAGCTTCATCGGCCACATCTACTCGCCGCTCTCGCTAACGCCACTGGTTCCGGTGGATCCGACAGGAGCTTCCGGAGAAATCTTCCGCACGGACTTCACCGGTGACGGAACGGTCGGCGATGTGCTGCCGGGCGCGAACGTCGGCACGTATGGCCGCGACGTGAACGGATCGGGGATCAACCGACTGATCGACGCTTATAACTCGGGCGTGGCAGGCACGTTGACTCCGGCGGGACAGGTGCTGGTGCAGAACGGGTTGTTCACGCAGAGCCAACTGGTTGCGTTGGGAGGCGTTGCACCCACAATCAATCGCGCTCCTGAAGATCAACTCGGCCTGGGCTGGCTTAAGACGGTTGACCTGCGACTGAGCTGGCCGATCAGCTTGACGGAAAAGGTGAAGCTGCATCCTTCGTTCGCAGTGTTCAACCTGTTCAACTTTGCTAACTACAACACGAGCACGGCGCAGATCATGACGCCGCAGCTTGACGGCGAAGCGCCCGGCATCAGCGGCACTTCGAAGTCTAACGTGGACGCGATCAATGCGCTGCGTGCAGGAATCGGGACGGGCGTGAACTCGTTCGCGGCTCCGCGGCAGATGGAGTTTGGCCTGCGCTTGACCTTCTAA
- the dnaA gene encoding chromosomal replication initiator protein DnaA, whose protein sequence is MSVSSSATAAVDPWVQILSALEKKINRHSYDTWLKPTRYSHMKGNIMFVRVPTQEFANIGDRYGDLIQEAIDNLGFDFQDVQFVTVQEESPAAKTPIRHDGGLSAASATASGQQLAGVSAKQSRFDWDSAAQLNPRYTFDGFVIGSGNQFASAAAKAVAENPSKAYNPLFLYGGVGMGKTHLMHAIGHEIKRRSPQQSICYLSSERFTNEMINSLRYDKMTSFRDKFRNVDVLLIDDIQFLAQKERTQEEFFHTFNALHESMKQIVIASDRPPKELAEIEDRLRSRFEWGLIADIQPPDLETKVAILQKKAEGEQIMLPQDVALFMASNIRSNIRELEGALIRLKAKSSLEGREINLPYAQEVLRNFIDSQTKKVTIESIQKAVSEQFGMRLPEIKAKNNARAVVYPRQIAMYLAKHLTEASLPEIGRQFGGKHHTTVLHSIEKIEEQRKTDKDLNRLLNKLAETLSN, encoded by the coding sequence ATGTCCGTTTCCAGTTCTGCAACCGCCGCAGTTGATCCCTGGGTTCAAATCCTTAGCGCACTAGAAAAGAAGATCAACCGGCATTCGTACGACACCTGGCTTAAGCCCACGCGCTACAGCCACATGAAGGGGAACATCATGTTCGTGCGAGTTCCTACGCAGGAATTCGCGAACATCGGGGACCGCTACGGGGACCTCATCCAGGAAGCGATCGACAACCTGGGCTTCGACTTTCAGGACGTGCAATTCGTTACCGTACAGGAAGAATCGCCAGCGGCGAAGACGCCGATCCGGCATGATGGCGGATTGAGCGCAGCTTCCGCAACGGCGAGCGGGCAGCAGCTTGCCGGCGTTTCCGCGAAGCAATCGAGATTCGATTGGGATTCAGCAGCACAGCTTAATCCTCGGTATACGTTCGATGGTTTTGTGATCGGCTCCGGCAACCAGTTTGCTTCAGCGGCGGCAAAGGCCGTCGCGGAAAATCCCTCCAAGGCTTATAACCCGTTGTTCCTGTATGGCGGCGTTGGCATGGGCAAGACGCACTTGATGCATGCCATCGGGCACGAGATCAAACGCCGTAGCCCGCAACAATCGATCTGCTATCTCTCGAGCGAGCGCTTCACGAACGAAATGATCAACTCGCTCCGCTACGACAAGATGACGAGCTTCCGGGACAAGTTCCGGAACGTGGACGTGCTGCTGATCGACGACATCCAGTTCCTGGCACAGAAGGAACGCACGCAGGAAGAATTCTTCCATACATTCAATGCGCTGCACGAAAGCATGAAGCAGATCGTGATTGCCAGCGATCGTCCGCCGAAAGAACTGGCGGAGATCGAAGACCGGCTGCGTTCGCGCTTCGAGTGGGGATTGATTGCGGACATCCAACCGCCGGATCTGGAGACGAAAGTAGCCATCCTGCAGAAGAAGGCGGAGGGCGAGCAGATCATGCTGCCGCAGGATGTGGCGCTGTTCATGGCGTCGAACATCCGGTCGAACATTCGTGAGCTGGAAGGCGCTCTAATCCGGCTTAAGGCGAAGTCCTCGCTGGAAGGTCGCGAGATTAATCTGCCTTACGCGCAGGAAGTGCTGCGGAACTTCATCGATTCGCAGACGAAGAAGGTGACGATCGAGTCGATACAGAAGGCGGTCTCGGAACAGTTCGGTATGAGGCTGCCGGAGATCAAAGCGAAGAACAACGCGCGAGCGGTGGTCTATCCGCGGCAGATCGCAATGTACCTGGCGAAGCATCTGACGGAAGCGTCGCTGCCGGAGATTGGACGTCAGTTTGGCGGAAAGCACCATACGACCGTACTGCACTCGATTGAAAAGATCGAAGAGCAGCGCAAGACTGACAAGGACTTGAACCGGCTGCTCAACAAGCTCGCCGAAACACTCAGCAACTAA